The following proteins come from a genomic window of Synechococcus sp. BIOS-E4-1:
- the cynS gene encoding cyanase, whose amino-acid sequence MAAPSQATLTASLMAAKKAKDMSFADLESALGLDEVWIASLFYGQATASAEEAEKLASLLALDPAITAAIQEFPTKGSLEPVIPTDPLIYRFYEIMQVYGMPLKDVIQEKFGDGIMSAIDFTLDVEKVEDPKGDRVEITMCGKFLPYKKW is encoded by the coding sequence CTGGCGGCTCCTTCGCAGGCCACGCTGACTGCTTCGTTGATGGCTGCAAAGAAGGCAAAAGATATGAGTTTTGCAGATCTTGAGTCGGCCCTTGGACTCGATGAAGTGTGGATCGCTTCGCTTTTCTATGGACAGGCCACAGCATCAGCTGAGGAGGCCGAGAAGCTGGCATCCCTGCTGGCGTTGGATCCAGCGATCACAGCTGCGATTCAGGAATTTCCGACCAAAGGCAGCCTGGAGCCAGTGATTCCGACTGATCCCCTGATTTATCGTTTTTACGAGATTATGCAGGTTTACGGAATGCCACTGAAAGATGTGATTCAGGAAAAGTTTGGTGATGGAATCATGAGCGCCATCGATTTCACTCTGGATGTGGAGAAGGTTGAAGACCCCAAAGGTGATCGTGTGGAAATCACAATGTGTGGCAAATTCCTGCCATACAAGAAATGGTGA
- a CDS encoding cyanate hydratase → MSTIFRRLTSLLNNPTLSSSVSASLVLERLYYADGRHNPSHPKHGSFQGLSVLA, encoded by the coding sequence ATGAGCACCATTTTCCGCAGACTCACTTCACTTCTGAACAACCCGACTCTTTCCTCCAGCGTGAGCGCCAGTCTGGTACTTGAGCGCCTCTATTACGCCGATGGCCGCCACAACCCCAGCCATCCAAAACATGGAAGCTTCCAGGGTCTTTCCGTGCTTGCGTGA
- a CDS encoding anthranilate phosphoribosyltransferase family protein — MTSHVLSGRDRFKQHLRKVGSGEHTSKGLSREEAADALALMLREEATAAQIGAFLIAHRIRRPEPQELTGMLDTYRTMGPVLHSPADQKRPLCFGMPFDGRTRTAPIYPLTSLVLVACGQPVVLQGGDRMPIKYGITALDLYRLLDLNLGGLPMSTVQEGFNTHGFALIHQPDHFRIAETLIDYREQLGKRPPVASLELMWTAHRGEHLLVSGFVHPPTESRAWEALRLAGETDLLTVKGLEGGTDLPIGRACITARVRNGKAERMILHPRDHGCHNADVEWTSESTWQSQAFEALRNRGPLSEALRWNAGVYLWNAGLSDSLDSGIEMATTVLEQGRTLDQLDQLRSLPSALCIR; from the coding sequence TTGACAAGTCATGTCTTAAGCGGTCGCGACCGCTTCAAGCAGCACCTGCGCAAAGTCGGAAGCGGTGAGCACACCAGCAAAGGTCTGAGTCGAGAGGAAGCTGCCGATGCTCTAGCACTGATGCTTCGGGAGGAAGCCACTGCGGCACAGATTGGGGCCTTTCTGATCGCCCATCGCATCCGCCGGCCTGAGCCCCAGGAACTCACTGGCATGCTCGACACCTACAGAACGATGGGGCCCGTTCTTCACAGCCCTGCTGATCAGAAAAGACCTCTCTGCTTCGGCATGCCGTTTGACGGTCGCACAAGAACTGCGCCCATCTACCCCCTGACCAGCCTGGTGTTGGTGGCCTGCGGTCAACCGGTCGTCCTGCAGGGAGGTGACCGGATGCCGATCAAGTACGGCATTACCGCCCTCGACCTATACCGCCTTCTGGATCTCAATCTGGGTGGACTGCCCATGAGCACTGTTCAGGAAGGGTTCAACACGCATGGCTTCGCGCTCATCCACCAGCCTGATCACTTCCGTATCGCGGAAACCCTGATTGATTACCGGGAGCAGCTGGGGAAGCGGCCTCCGGTTGCCAGCCTTGAGCTCATGTGGACAGCCCACCGGGGAGAGCACCTCCTGGTGAGTGGATTTGTGCACCCTCCAACCGAAAGCCGTGCCTGGGAAGCACTCAGGCTCGCCGGCGAAACCGACCTGCTCACCGTGAAAGGCCTCGAAGGGGGGACGGATCTTCCCATCGGCCGAGCCTGCATCACGGCCCGTGTCCGCAATGGGAAGGCGGAACGCATGATCCTTCACCCGCGCGACCACGGATGCCACAACGCAGATGTGGAATGGACATCGGAAAGCACCTGGCAGAGCCAGGCCTTCGAGGCACTCAGAAACCGTGGGCCCCTCAGCGAAGCTCTGCGCTGGAATGCCGGCGTCTATCTCTGGAACGCGGGCCTGAGCGACAGTCTTGACTCGGGCATAGAGATGGCCACCACAGTGCTCGAACAAGGTCGAACACTGGATCAGCTGGATCAGCTGCGCAGCTTGCCCAGTGCTTTGTGCATCCGATAG
- a CDS encoding GNAT family N-acetyltransferase, protein MVLRLIVPADEILLREIYADAIESQAPQLYSDQQVKSWAALAWLPGVLDQTLREGSGWISGEDAAFAIRYPLDRLALLYCRGRAARQGHGKTLLERIEADAIADGVSFLRTEASQFSRPLFERYGWRLVAPETITIAGVPFERYRMHKALGKLRS, encoded by the coding sequence ATGGTCCTGCGTTTGATCGTTCCAGCTGACGAGATTCTCCTGAGGGAGATCTATGCCGATGCCATCGAGAGTCAGGCTCCCCAGTTGTATTCGGATCAGCAAGTGAAGTCCTGGGCAGCACTTGCCTGGTTGCCAGGTGTGCTGGATCAAACCCTGAGGGAGGGATCCGGTTGGATCAGTGGCGAGGATGCCGCCTTTGCGATTCGCTATCCGCTGGACAGGCTTGCTCTTCTGTATTGCCGTGGCCGCGCGGCGCGTCAGGGCCACGGCAAAACACTCCTGGAGAGGATTGAAGCCGATGCGATCGCGGATGGAGTTTCATTTCTGCGCACCGAAGCCAGTCAGTTCAGTCGCCCGTTGTTCGAGCGCTATGGCTGGAGGCTCGTTGCTCCGGAAACGATCACGATCGCCGGAGTGCCCTTTGAGCGCTATCGGATGCACAAAGCACTGGGCAAGCTGCGCAGCTGA
- a CDS encoding MFS transporter, with amino-acid sequence MADAYGNVSLTCPAAALQRPRIPTLLSAFLTLLNDRLSESIVFPLLPFLLASFNADGRTLGLLAGSYALAQFAATPLIGALSDRFGRRPVIATCVAGSVLGLGLFAITVSMEWPKGALLPLMLLFGARLIDGFSGGTAATAGAVLADITPEEQRARAFGLIGVAFGLGFIIGPFVGGQLARINVTVPIWVATGFALVNLLVVLGLLPETHPRTARQAMPRKRDLNPFAQIAKVIGNPAVGRLCLSFFLFFLAFNGFTAILVLYFKQRFNWGPELATTAFLIVGVVATVVQGGLIGPLVKRLGEWKLTLIGLGLVIVGCLLIPSTDPQQAQAGVFSSVAILATGTGLVTPSLRSLVSRRLDSEGQGTALGSLQALQSLGSFLGPPLAGLSYDLLGQISPFVGSACLLIMVMLLVGGSPLPSRTQ; translated from the coding sequence ATGGCCGATGCCTATGGGAATGTGAGTCTCACCTGCCCAGCGGCTGCCTTGCAGCGACCACGCATTCCCACCCTGCTCAGCGCCTTCCTGACGCTGCTGAATGACCGACTCAGCGAAAGCATCGTTTTCCCACTGCTGCCGTTCCTGTTGGCAAGCTTCAACGCCGACGGGCGCACACTGGGTCTGCTTGCCGGCAGCTACGCACTCGCGCAATTTGCAGCCACTCCCCTGATCGGAGCCCTGAGTGATCGCTTCGGTCGCCGGCCCGTGATCGCTACCTGCGTTGCCGGCTCGGTGCTGGGCCTGGGCCTGTTTGCCATCACCGTCAGCATGGAATGGCCCAAGGGCGCCCTTCTGCCGCTGATGCTGCTGTTCGGCGCTCGCCTGATCGATGGTTTTAGCGGCGGTACCGCCGCAACAGCTGGAGCTGTCCTGGCAGATATCACCCCGGAGGAACAACGGGCACGCGCCTTCGGTCTGATCGGGGTGGCCTTCGGTCTCGGTTTCATCATCGGGCCGTTCGTGGGAGGACAACTGGCCCGTATCAACGTGACGGTACCGATCTGGGTGGCTACAGGCTTCGCCCTGGTGAACCTGCTGGTGGTGCTGGGTTTACTGCCGGAGACCCATCCCCGCACAGCCCGTCAGGCCATGCCGCGCAAACGGGACCTCAACCCCTTCGCCCAGATCGCCAAGGTGATCGGCAACCCCGCCGTCGGCCGACTCTGTCTCAGCTTCTTCCTGTTCTTTCTGGCCTTCAACGGCTTCACCGCCATCCTGGTGCTCTATTTCAAACAGCGCTTCAACTGGGGGCCAGAGCTGGCCACAACCGCTTTTCTGATTGTGGGCGTAGTCGCCACCGTGGTGCAGGGGGGCCTGATCGGCCCACTGGTGAAACGGCTGGGAGAGTGGAAACTGACGCTGATCGGTCTGGGGTTGGTGATCGTCGGATGTCTGCTTATTCCCTCGACCGATCCTCAACAGGCCCAGGCCGGTGTGTTCAGCTCCGTGGCAATCCTGGCCACTGGCACTGGCCTGGTCACCCCAAGCTTGCGCAGCCTTGTGTCACGCCGCCTCGACTCCGAAGGACAAGGCACGGCATTGGGCAGTCTTCAGGCACTGCAGAGCCTGGGAAGTTTCCTGGGACCACCCTTGGCGGGACTGAGTTACGACCTGTTGGGACAGATCAGTCCCTTCGTTGGCAGTGCCTGCCTGCTGATCATGGTGATGCTGCTGGTGGGAGGCAGCCCGCTGCCCTCCAGAACGCAATGA